One window of Sinorhizobium numidicum genomic DNA carries:
- the rpsL gene encoding 30S ribosomal protein S12, with amino-acid sequence MPTVNQLIRKPRQAQVKRNKVPALQENPQKRGVCTRVYTTTPKKPNSALRKVAKIRLTNGFEVIGYIPGEGHNLQEHSVVMIRGGRVKDLPGVRYHIIRGVLDTQGVKNRKQRRSKYGAKRPK; translated from the coding sequence ATGCCTACCGTAAACCAGCTGATCCGCAAGCCGCGTCAGGCACAGGTAAAGCGCAACAAGGTTCCTGCTCTGCAGGAAAACCCGCAGAAGCGCGGCGTTTGCACCCGCGTCTACACGACGACCCCGAAGAAGCCGAACTCGGCTCTGCGTAAGGTTGCAAAGATTCGCCTGACGAACGGCTTCGAGGTGATCGGCTACATTCCGGGTGAAGGTCACAACCTTCAGGAGCACTCCGTGGTCATGATCCGCGGCGGCCGCGTGAAGGACCTTCCGGGTGTTCGTTACCACATCATCCGTGGCGTGCTCGACACGCAGGGTGTGAAGAACCGTAAACAGCGCCGCTCCAAGTACGGCGCGAAGCGTCCGAAATAA
- the rpsG gene encoding 30S ribosomal protein S7 → MSRRHRAEKREINPDPKFGDMVVTKFMNAIMLHGKKSVAEGIVYGAFDAVQSKLKQEPVTVFHSALDNIAPHVEVRSRRVGGATYQVPVDVRPERRQALAIRWLIAAARKRNETTMVDRLCGELMDAANNRGSAVKKREDTHKMADANRAFSHYRW, encoded by the coding sequence ATGTCCCGACGTCACAGAGCAGAAAAGCGTGAAATCAATCCGGATCCGAAGTTCGGTGATATGGTTGTCACGAAGTTCATGAACGCAATCATGCTGCACGGCAAGAAGTCCGTGGCGGAAGGCATCGTCTATGGTGCTTTCGATGCGGTTCAGTCGAAGCTGAAGCAGGAGCCGGTCACCGTGTTCCATTCCGCGCTCGACAACATCGCTCCGCATGTCGAAGTGCGTTCGCGCCGCGTCGGTGGTGCCACCTATCAGGTTCCGGTCGATGTCCGTCCGGAGCGTCGCCAGGCCCTCGCTATCCGCTGGCTGATTGCGGCCGCGCGCAAGCGCAATGAAACGACCATGGTTGATCGCCTCTGCGGCGAACTCATGGATGCAGCAAATAACCGTGGCAGCGCCGTGAAGAAGCGCGAAGACACGCACAAGATGGCGGATGCCAACCGTGCGTTCTCGCACTATCGCTGGTAA